A single window of Watersipora subatra chromosome 11, tzWatSuba1.1, whole genome shotgun sequence DNA harbors:
- the LOC137408243 gene encoding USP6 N-terminal-like protein produces the protein MGLEDDDKALIDAAKERREIVERYEKGRDPDAKIDEWEDPALEIYHTTDRYGFIRDSRLPDDHEESDKEKVSKEFERIDKWRKMIKNWDDFSKGRNPAKMEKLRARVRKGIPDRLRGEIWKRLLRIQYSIDHQKGVYEKMKKRACTTSPDIRQIDLDVNRTYRNHRMFRERFGVKQKHLFHVLAAYSMYNTEVGYCQGMSQIAALLLMYMDEEEAFWGLSELLTNKKHAMHGLFIPGFPKLMRYQNHFELVLKKHSSKIYKYMNANMIPPSLYAIKWFMQCFLDRTPFPLTLRLWDVFMLEGERILIPMAYTIFKFHGKKLLKMPMERFVRFLQHDLEQDFGFSDDTVIGSLEPNREELKRSRMDVPPPGNPEEEQPQKPFGCVTYPTEEELLARQSGQLHLNDDVINGNFGSVKLRNKKVPKHLVSNDSFRSLYDNHPHGGEPVLVLPPIDYDAATPSNDAARSLSTNSQLSAAISPTNGDQVVNVCSVSPAGGNRTSAQSITPKLVSPTRQAYVLETHISVESSSRPVSFHHSSESAVSDVVELRLDLSEDDEMEANPRTSMTHKEKQMFDEELKQTLAEHTRSSRSASRSPEIDIEDNSSHMYTRNAGFRSRNLSPPGPRSRLSSNETEIPVTHMSPEAEAARSSFGVVPPSRLPLRDVRIPVRHLSPTNQSGAVSPRFPTPLERPALIPASFPVVQPKSTPAPTTRPFPVPRSNIPVKSNSNVRHHRTPEPVTQHTVGLHMVAPPSPQQRVTKVPSPPRRQMASSKSEHFYQHAHQPSPAKRPHGFHTFGGRDKREIPKRGVASPTSPSNQTFDNSQGDTRPYVIANSSHHQTLPTTHRTFYIVSDQNKQPNSRGPARYDFNEDDSSQHPVLL, from the exons TGACAGCAGGCTGCCGGATGATCACGAAGAATCTGATAAGGAGAAGGTGAGCAAGGAATTTGAAAGGATAGACAAATGGCGTAAGATGATAAAAAACTGGGATGACTTTTCCAAGGGACGCAATCCAGCT AAAATGGAGAAGTTGCGGGCCCGGGTGCGTAAGGGAATTCCTGACAGACTACGAGGAGAAATTTGGAAGCGTCTCTTACGAATTCAATACAGTATCGATCATCAAAAAGGGGTGTACGAAAAGATGAAGAAACGGGCATGTACGACCTCACCCGACATCAGACAAATAGACTTAGATGTTAACAGGACATATCGTAATCACAGGATGTTCAGGGAAAGGTTTGGTGTGAA ACAGAAGCACCTGTTCCATGTTCTCGCTGCCTACTCTATGTACAACACAGAGGTTGGGTACTGTCAAGGCATGTCGCAGATCGCTGCTCTTCTCCTTATGTATATGGATGAAGAGGAGGCGTTCTGGGGCCTCTCAGAGCTGCTAACAAACAAGAAACACGCAATGCATG GATTGTTCATACCCGGTTTCCCAAAACTCATGAGGTATCAAAACCATTTTGAGCTAGTTTTAAAGAAACACTCATCAAAGATATACAAATACATG AATGCAAATATGATACCTCCTAGTTTATACGCCATCAAGTGGTTCATGCAGTGCTTTCTAGACCGG ACACCTTTTCCTCTGACCCTTCGACTTTGGGATGTGTTTATGTTGGAAGGGGAGCGAATTCTAATACCCATGGCCTACACCATATTTAAATTTCATGGAA AGAAGTTATTGAAGATGCCTATGGAAAGATTCGTAAGGTTTCTACAGCACGATTTAGAGCAAGATTTTGGGTTTAGTGACGATACAGTTATAGGAAGTCTAGAG CCAAACAGAGAAGAGCTGAAACGATCGAGGATGGATGTACCGCCGCCAGGAAATCCAGAAGAGGAACAGCCTCAGAAGCCGTTTGGCTGTGTCACCTACCCGACTGAAGAGGAACTGCTCGCACGGCAAAGTGGGCAACTGCATCTCAATGATGATGTG ATAAACGGCAATTTTGGCTCAGTGAAACTACGTAACAAGAAAGTGCCAAAGCATCTCGTATCTAATGACAGCTTTCGCAGCCTCTATGACAATCACCCGCATGGCGGAGAACCCGTGCTAGTCCTTCCTCCCATAGACTATGATGCTGCTACCCCGTCAAATGATGCCGCTCGCAGCCTTTCAACGAACAGTCAGCTTAGCGCTGCTATCTCTCCTACAAATGGAGACCAGGTCGTTAACGTCTGCTCTGTGTCACCAGCTGGTGGGAATCGAACTTCTGCGCAGTCAATAACTCCCAAGCTAGTATCGCCAACCAGACAGGCCTATGTGCTAGAGACGCACATTTCTGTAGAGAGCAGCAGTCGTCCAGTGTCTTTTCATCACTCCAGTGAGAGTGCGGTCAGCGATGTGGTAGAACTCCGGCTTGACTTATCCGAGGACGATGAGATGGAGGCAAATCCGAGGACATCAATGACTCACAAGGAGAAACAAATGTTTGATGAAGAGCTCAAACAGACTTTGGCCGAGCACACACGTAGTTCAAGGTCAGCCAGTAGGTCACCAGAGATTGATATTGAGGACAACTCCTCACATATGTATACGAGGAATGCTGGCTTCCGTAGTCGAAACTTATCCCCTCCTGGACCGAGAAGTAGGCTATCTTCTAATGAAACTGAAATACCGGTCACTCATATGTCACCAGAAGCTGAGGCTGCTAGATCTAGTTTTGGTGTTGTGCCCCCTAGCAGGCTGCCTCTACGCGATGTGAGAATACCTGTCAGACATCTGTCGCCTACCAATCAATCTGGTGCAGTATCACCACGGTTTCCTACGCCGCTAGAGAGGCCCGCGTTAATTCCAGCAAGCTTCCCAGTTGTGCAGCCAAAGTCGACACCCGCTCCAACTACGCGTCCATTTCCTGTGCCTCGAAGTAACATCCCTGTCAAAAGTAACTCTAATGTGCGACATCATCGCACCCCTGAACCCGTTACCCAACACACCGTTGGTCTGCATATGGTTGCTCCACCGAGTCCCCAACAACGAGTAACCAAAGTACCCTCCCCTCCGCGACGACAGATGGCTAGTAGCAAAAGTGAGCATTTTTATCAGCATGCTCATCAACCGTCTCCCGCTAAAAGGCCACATGGATTTCATACATTCGGAGGGCGTGATAAGCGAGAAATCCCTAAACGTGGTGTAGCGAGTCCAACATCGCCATCTAATCAAACATTTGACAATTCTCAGGGTGACACCAGGCCTTATGTTATAGCTAATagttctcatcatcagacaTTGCCGACGACTCATCGAACATTTTACATAGTCAGCGATCAAAATAAGCAGCCTAATAGCAGAGGTCCTGCTCGTTATGACTTCAATGAGGATGATAGCTCCCAGCATCCTGTATTACTGTAG